The Burkholderia mayonis genome window below encodes:
- a CDS encoding DUF3761 domain-containing protein has protein sequence MLLPLSRAARRIAVTLALATLPLAPAFAYAPTPPAIGGEADLDRHDTYRNRDGESVHAPAHSKSGRVPEGATARCRDGAYSFSRHRRGTCSGHGGVAAWL, from the coding sequence ATGCTACTTCCGCTGTCCCGCGCGGCGCGGCGCATCGCCGTCACGCTCGCCCTCGCGACGCTCCCGCTCGCGCCCGCATTCGCCTACGCGCCGACCCCGCCCGCCATCGGCGGCGAAGCCGACCTCGACCGCCACGACACATACCGGAACCGCGACGGAGAAAGCGTGCACGCGCCCGCGCATTCGAAATCGGGCCGCGTCCCCGAAGGCGCGACGGCCCGCTGCCGCGACGGCGCGTACAGCTTCAGCCGACATCGACGCGGCACGTGCTCGGGGCACGGCGGCGTCGCCGCCTGGCTGTGA
- a CDS encoding glycerophosphodiester phosphodiesterase family protein yields the protein MNRQIDRTRLRAALAGAALGLAACAGGGPVGEAPVTLPLVVAHRGGTGDAPENTLEAIREAVANRADAIWLTVQLSRDGVPVLYRPADLSALTQSSGPVARYAAAQLAQMNAGWNFRDASGQYPYRVRPVGIPTLRDALRAIPSAMPVVLDMKALPAGPQAKAVADVLASESAWPRVTIYSTDAAYQAAFAPYPQARLFESRDATRGRLVNVLLGGACERAPDAPVWAGFEMRRNLTVSERFTLGEGVSKVEATLWTPATVACFKQRANARILAIAVNDADDYRVAACLGVDAVLADSPRGMAAIKAALQARPLRCGKETR from the coding sequence ATGAATCGACAGATTGACCGGACGCGACTGCGGGCGGCGCTTGCCGGCGCCGCGCTCGGCCTGGCCGCGTGCGCGGGCGGCGGGCCGGTCGGCGAAGCGCCCGTGACGCTGCCGCTCGTCGTCGCGCACCGCGGCGGAACGGGCGACGCGCCGGAGAACACGCTCGAGGCGATTCGCGAGGCGGTCGCGAATCGTGCTGACGCGATCTGGCTGACCGTCCAGTTGAGCCGCGACGGCGTGCCGGTGTTGTACCGGCCCGCCGATCTGTCGGCGCTGACGCAGTCGAGCGGCCCGGTCGCCCGGTATGCAGCGGCGCAGCTCGCGCAGATGAACGCGGGCTGGAATTTTCGGGACGCGAGCGGACAGTATCCGTATCGCGTCCGCCCGGTCGGCATTCCGACGCTGCGCGACGCGTTGCGTGCGATTCCGTCCGCGATGCCGGTCGTGCTCGACATGAAGGCGCTGCCGGCCGGGCCGCAGGCGAAGGCGGTCGCGGATGTGCTGGCGAGCGAGTCCGCGTGGCCGCGCGTGACGATTTATTCGACCGACGCGGCGTATCAGGCCGCGTTTGCGCCGTACCCGCAGGCGCGGCTCTTCGAGTCGCGCGATGCGACGCGAGGGCGGCTCGTGAACGTGCTGCTCGGCGGTGCGTGCGAACGCGCGCCCGATGCGCCCGTGTGGGCTGGCTTCGAGATGCGTCGGAATTTGACGGTGAGCGAGCGCTTCACGCTCGGCGAGGGCGTGTCGAAGGTCGAGGCAACATTGTGGACGCCTGCGACCGTCGCGTGCTTCAAGCAGCGAGCGAACGCCCGCATTCTCGCGATCGCGGTGAACGACGCGGACGATTACCGCGTGGCCGCGTGTCTCGGGGTCGACGCGGTGCTCGCGGATTCGCCGCGCGGGATGGCCGCGATCAAGGCGGCGCTGCAGGCGCGGCCGTTGCGGTGCGGAAAGGAGACGCGATAG
- a CDS encoding isochorismatase family protein, with translation MANVAVIVVDMQRGLLQRATPAHRLDEVVAGINRLTAAARAAGAPVCFVQHDGDAEDDVVPNTPGWHLHADLVCADADWRIRKRESDSFHDTPLAAQLDAHGIDAVVICGYASEFCVDSAARRAALLGYRTTVVSDLHTTNDRPHLSAAQVVAHHNFIWTHCTLSGNGVAPRPLEDVLAAEFA, from the coding sequence ATGGCGAACGTAGCGGTGATCGTGGTCGACATGCAGCGCGGGCTGCTGCAGCGGGCGACGCCCGCGCATCGGCTGGACGAGGTCGTCGCGGGCATCAACCGATTGACGGCGGCGGCGCGCGCGGCCGGCGCGCCCGTGTGCTTCGTGCAGCACGACGGCGACGCGGAGGACGACGTCGTGCCCAACACGCCCGGTTGGCACCTGCATGCGGACCTCGTCTGCGCCGACGCCGACTGGCGGATCCGCAAGCGCGAAAGCGATTCGTTCCACGACACGCCGCTCGCCGCGCAACTCGACGCGCACGGAATCGACGCCGTGGTGATCTGCGGCTATGCGTCGGAATTTTGCGTCGATTCGGCGGCGCGCCGCGCGGCGCTCCTCGGCTATCGGACGACGGTCGTCTCCGATCTGCATACGACGAACGACCGCCCGCACCTGAGCGCGGCGCAAGTCGTCGCGCATCACAATTTCATTTGGACCCACTGCACGCTCTCGGGCAACGGCGTCGCACCGCGGCCGCTCGAAGACGTGCTCGCGGCGGAGTTCGCATGA
- the hemA gene encoding glutamyl-tRNA reductase, with product MQLLTIGINHHTAPVALRERVAFPLEQIKPALATFKSVLLGHPAPNSPEAAILSTCNRTELYCATDDRAARDAAIRWMSDYHRIPADELAPHVYALPQSEAVRHAFRVASGLDSMVLGETQILGQMKHAVRTASEAGSLGTYLNQLFQRTFAVAKEVRGTTEIGAQSVSMAAAAVRLAQRIFEQVAQQRVLFIGAGEMIELCATHFAAQGPRELVVANRTAERGAKLAERFGGRAMPLSDLPARMHEFDIIVSCTASTLPIIGLGAVERAVKARRHRPIFMVDLAVPRDIEPEVGELKDVFLYTVDDLGAIVREGNASRQAAVAQAEAIIETRVQNFMQWLDARSIVPVIRHMHTQADALRRAEVERAQKMLARGDDPAAVLDALSQALTNKLIHGPTSALNRANGADRDSLIELMRGFYQHAPRSSDSSGR from the coding sequence ATGCAGCTCCTCACGATCGGAATCAATCACCACACTGCGCCTGTCGCCTTGCGCGAACGCGTGGCGTTTCCGCTCGAACAGATCAAGCCTGCACTCGCGACGTTCAAGAGCGTCCTCCTCGGCCATCCGGCGCCGAACTCGCCCGAAGCGGCGATCCTGTCGACCTGCAACCGCACCGAGCTGTACTGCGCGACCGACGATCGCGCGGCCCGCGACGCCGCGATCCGCTGGATGTCCGACTATCACCGCATTCCCGCCGACGAGCTCGCGCCGCACGTCTACGCGCTGCCGCAGTCCGAGGCGGTGCGCCACGCGTTCCGCGTCGCGTCGGGACTCGATTCGATGGTGCTCGGCGAAACGCAGATCCTCGGCCAGATGAAGCACGCGGTGCGCACCGCGTCCGAGGCGGGCTCGCTCGGCACCTATCTGAACCAGCTGTTCCAGCGCACGTTCGCGGTCGCGAAGGAAGTGCGCGGAACGACCGAGATCGGCGCGCAGTCCGTGTCGATGGCGGCCGCGGCCGTGCGGCTCGCGCAACGGATCTTCGAACAGGTCGCGCAGCAGCGCGTGCTGTTCATCGGCGCGGGCGAGATGATCGAACTCTGCGCGACGCACTTCGCCGCGCAAGGTCCGCGCGAGCTCGTCGTCGCGAACCGCACCGCCGAGCGCGGAGCGAAGCTCGCCGAGCGCTTCGGCGGCCGCGCGATGCCGCTCTCCGACTTGCCCGCGCGGATGCACGAGTTCGACATCATCGTGTCGTGCACCGCGTCGACGCTGCCGATCATCGGCCTGGGCGCCGTCGAGCGCGCGGTGAAGGCGCGCCGCCATCGCCCGATCTTCATGGTCGACCTGGCCGTGCCGCGCGACATCGAGCCCGAAGTCGGCGAGTTGAAGGACGTGTTCCTCTACACGGTCGACGATCTCGGCGCGATCGTCCGCGAAGGCAATGCGTCGCGGCAGGCAGCCGTCGCGCAAGCCGAGGCGATCATCGAGACGCGCGTGCAGAACTTCATGCAGTGGCTCGACGCGCGCAGCATCGTGCCCGTGATCCGTCACATGCACACGCAGGCCGACGCGCTGCGCCGCGCGGAAGTCGAGCGCGCCCAAAAGATGCTCGCGCGCGGCGACGATCCGGCCGCCGTGCTCGACGCGCTGTCGCAGGCGCTCACCAACAAGCTGATCCACGGCCCGACGAGCGCGCTCAACCGCGCGAACGGCGCCGACCGCGATTCGTTGATCGAACTGATGCGCGGCTTCTATCAGCACGCGCCGCGCTCGTCGGACTCGTCGGGCCGTTAG
- a CDS encoding aminopeptidase P family protein: MNARLPDPSPVPARLALLRGAMAREDLAAYVVPSADPHLSEYLPERWQARQWLSGFTGSVGTLVVSADFAGLWVDSRYWVQAEAQLAGTGVELMKMMGGQQTQPHVEWLARHVPPGTTVGVDGAVLGVAAARALTAALTPRGIVLRTDLDLLDAIWPQRPSLPADAVFEHAAPQADTAREGKLEQVRRAMQEQGAQWHFVSTLDDLAWLFNLRGADVNYNPVFVAHALVGLERATLFTADGKVSTELATSLARDGVDVKPYDAAAAALAALPEGAGLLIDPRRVTYGLLQAVPQQVRVIEAVNPSTFAKSRKTPAEIEHVRATMELDGAALAEFFAWFEGALGHETITELTIDEKLTAVRARRPGYVSPSFATIAGFNANGAMPHYRATRAAHATIEGDGLLLIDSGGQYLSGTTDITRVVPVGAIDDAHRRDFTIVLKAMMALSRARFPRGIRSPMLDAIARAPMWRAGLDYGHGTGHGVGYFLNVHEGPQVISHYAPAEPYTAMEEGMITSIEPGVYRPGKWGVRIENLVVNRAAGQTEFGDFLEFETLTLCPIDTRCVLPALLDDEERAWLDAYHATVRERVGKHLSGDAKAWLDARTQPI; this comes from the coding sequence ATGAATGCCCGACTCCCCGATCCGTCGCCCGTGCCGGCGCGTCTTGCCCTGCTGCGCGGCGCGATGGCGCGCGAGGATCTGGCCGCCTACGTGGTGCCGTCCGCCGATCCCCACTTGTCCGAATATTTGCCCGAGCGCTGGCAGGCGCGGCAATGGCTGTCGGGCTTCACCGGCTCGGTCGGCACGCTCGTCGTGAGCGCCGATTTCGCGGGCCTCTGGGTCGACAGCCGCTATTGGGTGCAGGCCGAAGCGCAGCTCGCGGGCACCGGCGTCGAGCTGATGAAGATGATGGGCGGCCAGCAGACGCAGCCGCACGTCGAATGGCTCGCCCGGCACGTGCCTCCGGGCACGACGGTCGGCGTCGACGGCGCGGTGCTCGGCGTCGCGGCGGCGCGCGCGCTGACGGCGGCGCTCACGCCGCGCGGCATCGTGCTGCGCACCGATCTCGATCTGCTCGACGCGATCTGGCCGCAGCGTCCGTCGCTGCCCGCCGACGCGGTCTTCGAGCACGCGGCGCCGCAGGCCGATACAGCGCGCGAGGGCAAGCTCGAGCAGGTGCGCCGCGCGATGCAGGAGCAGGGCGCGCAGTGGCACTTCGTGTCGACGCTCGACGATCTCGCGTGGCTCTTCAATCTGCGCGGCGCCGACGTCAACTACAACCCGGTGTTCGTCGCGCATGCGCTCGTCGGCCTCGAGCGCGCGACGCTCTTCACCGCCGACGGCAAGGTGTCGACCGAGCTCGCGACGTCGCTCGCGCGAGACGGCGTCGACGTGAAGCCATACGACGCCGCGGCTGCGGCGCTCGCCGCGCTGCCGGAAGGCGCGGGGCTGCTGATCGATCCGCGCCGTGTCACGTACGGGCTGCTGCAGGCGGTGCCGCAGCAGGTGCGCGTGATCGAGGCGGTGAATCCGTCGACGTTCGCGAAGTCGCGCAAGACGCCCGCCGAGATCGAGCACGTGCGCGCGACGATGGAGCTCGACGGCGCGGCGCTCGCCGAGTTTTTCGCGTGGTTCGAAGGCGCGCTCGGCCACGAGACGATCACCGAACTGACGATCGACGAAAAGCTGACCGCCGTGCGCGCGCGCCGGCCGGGCTACGTATCGCCGAGCTTCGCGACGATCGCGGGCTTCAACGCGAACGGCGCGATGCCGCACTACCGTGCGACGCGCGCCGCGCACGCGACGATCGAAGGCGACGGCCTGTTGCTGATCGATTCGGGCGGCCAGTATCTGAGCGGGACGACCGACATCACGCGGGTCGTGCCGGTCGGCGCGATCGACGATGCGCACCGGCGCGACTTCACGATCGTGCTGAAGGCGATGATGGCGCTGTCGCGCGCGCGCTTTCCGCGCGGCATTCGCTCGCCGATGCTCGACGCGATCGCGCGCGCGCCGATGTGGCGGGCCGGGCTCGACTACGGACACGGGACGGGGCACGGCGTCGGCTATTTCCTGAACGTCCATGAAGGGCCGCAGGTGATCTCGCACTACGCGCCCGCCGAGCCGTACACGGCGATGGAAGAGGGGATGATCACGTCGATCGAGCCGGGCGTGTACCGGCCGGGCAAGTGGGGCGTGCGAATCGAGAACCTCGTCGTGAACCGCGCGGCGGGACAGACCGAGTTCGGCGACTTCCTCGAATTCGAGACGCTGACGCTTTGCCCGATCGACACGCGTTGCGTGCTGCCCGCGCTCCTCGACGACGAAGAACGCGCGTGGCTCGATGCGTATCATGCGACGGTGCGCGAGCGGGTCGGCAAGCATCTGTCGGGCGATGCGAAAGCATGGCTCGACGCGCGCACGCAGCCGATCTGA
- a CDS encoding glutamyl-tRNA reductase, translating to MTLLLKKARHAVAPGRRFVATAHVFECARRSRRPGKARPARFAGHAGKRDDGARRRQPRTRAAVRIGHGFVVKTL from the coding sequence TTGACATTGCTTCTCAAAAAGGCGCGGCATGCCGTCGCGCCCGGCAGACGGTTCGTCGCAACGGCGCACGTTTTCGAATGCGCGCGGCGCAGCCGCCGCCCCGGCAAAGCGCGTCCGGCACGGTTCGCCGGGCATGCGGGCAAGCGCGACGACGGCGCGCGGCGGCGCCAGCCGCGAACACGGGCCGCCGTGCGCATCGGCCATGGCTTCGTCGTCAAAACGCTATAA
- the gabP gene encoding GABA permease gives MKGSQTGLGTGLKQRHVTMLSIAGVIGAGLFVGSGHAIAEAGPAALIAYAIAGLLVVLVMRMLGEMAVAQPDSGSFSTYADRAIGHWAGFTIGWLYWWFWVLVIPIEATAAATILNAWFPGVATWIFALGITSVLTVTNLFSVKNYGEFEFWFALIKVVAIVVFLALGGAAIVGLLPGSSVSGAARLVNAGGFMPNGIGAVLAAMLTTMFSFVGTEIVTIAAAESEQPERQIVRATNSVIWRISLFYLGSIFVVAALVPWNDALLPAHGSYQRAMELIGVPHAKAIIDVIVLVSVASCLNSALYTASRMIFSLSTRGDAPAFLRRTDASGTPRAAVLASTAFGFLTVIANYVMPEQVFGFLLATSGAIALLVYLVIAISQLRMRSTLDATGERLPLRMWCFPWLTWAVILFICGVLVVMLLREDHRMEIAATAVLALGIVAASWMNRRARGAGASASTQPRVSANLR, from the coding sequence ATGAAAGGAAGTCAGACAGGCCTGGGAACCGGCCTGAAGCAGCGTCACGTCACGATGCTGTCGATTGCAGGCGTGATCGGCGCCGGGCTGTTCGTCGGCTCGGGGCACGCGATTGCGGAAGCCGGGCCGGCCGCGCTGATCGCATACGCGATCGCCGGCCTGCTCGTCGTGCTCGTGATGCGGATGCTCGGCGAGATGGCGGTCGCGCAGCCGGACAGCGGTTCGTTCTCGACCTATGCCGATCGCGCGATCGGCCATTGGGCGGGCTTCACGATCGGCTGGCTCTACTGGTGGTTCTGGGTGCTCGTGATTCCGATCGAGGCGACGGCAGCGGCGACGATCCTCAACGCATGGTTCCCCGGCGTCGCGACATGGATCTTCGCGCTCGGCATCACGTCGGTGCTCACCGTGACGAACCTCTTCTCGGTCAAGAACTATGGCGAGTTCGAATTCTGGTTCGCGCTCATCAAGGTGGTCGCGATCGTCGTGTTCCTCGCGCTCGGCGGCGCGGCGATCGTCGGCCTGCTGCCTGGTTCGAGCGTGTCGGGCGCCGCGCGGCTCGTGAACGCGGGCGGCTTCATGCCGAACGGGATCGGTGCGGTGCTCGCCGCGATGCTGACGACGATGTTCTCGTTTGTCGGCACCGAGATCGTTACGATTGCCGCCGCCGAGTCCGAGCAGCCGGAGCGCCAGATCGTTCGCGCGACGAACTCGGTGATCTGGCGGATCTCGCTGTTCTATCTCGGTTCGATCTTCGTCGTCGCGGCGCTGGTGCCGTGGAACGACGCGCTCTTGCCCGCGCACGGCTCGTATCAGCGCGCGATGGAGCTGATCGGCGTGCCGCACGCGAAGGCGATCATCGACGTGATCGTGCTCGTATCGGTCGCGAGCTGCCTGAATTCGGCGCTCTATACGGCGTCGCGGATGATCTTCTCGCTGTCGACGCGCGGCGACGCGCCCGCGTTCCTGCGTCGCACCGACGCGAGCGGCACGCCGCGCGCGGCCGTGCTTGCGTCGACCGCATTCGGCTTCCTGACCGTGATCGCGAACTACGTGATGCCGGAGCAGGTGTTCGGCTTCCTGCTCGCGACGTCGGGCGCGATCGCGCTGCTCGTCTATCTCGTGATCGCGATTTCGCAACTGCGAATGCGCTCGACGCTCGACGCGACCGGCGAGCGCCTGCCGCTGCGGATGTGGTGCTTCCCATGGCTCACGTGGGCGGTGATTCTGTTCATTTGCGGCGTGCTCGTCGTGATGCTGCTGCGTGAGGATCACCGGATGGAAATCGCCGCGACCGCGGTGCTTGCGCTCGGCATCGTCGCGGCGTCGTGGATGAATCGGCGCGCGCGCGGCGCCGGGGCGTCGGCGTCCACGCAGCCTCGGGTGTCCGCGAACCTGCGGTGA
- the ychF gene encoding redox-regulated ATPase YchF — protein MSLKCGIVGLPNVGKSTLFNALTKAGIAAENYPFCTIEPNVGVVEVPDARLKALADIIKPERVVPAVVEFVDIAGLVAGASKGEGLGNQFLANIRETDAITHVVRCFEDENVIHVAGKVSPLDDIEVINTELALADLGTVEKALARYSKAAKSGNDKEAAKLVAVLEKARAHLDQGKAVRGLDLSDDEKALIKPFCLITAKPAMYVANVKDDGFANNPHLDAVRQYADAEKSPVVAVCAAIEAEIADLDDADKEAFLADMGMEEPGLDRVIRAGFKLLGLQTYFTAGVKEVRAWTIHIGDTAPQAAGVIHTDFERGFIRAQTIAYHDFIAYKGEQGAKEAGKMRAEGKEYIVHDGDVMNFLFNV, from the coding sequence ATGAGCCTCAAATGCGGCATCGTCGGCTTGCCCAACGTCGGCAAGTCCACCCTGTTCAACGCGCTGACGAAGGCCGGCATCGCCGCCGAGAACTACCCGTTCTGCACCATCGAGCCGAACGTCGGCGTCGTCGAAGTGCCTGACGCGCGCCTGAAAGCGCTCGCCGACATCATCAAGCCCGAGCGCGTCGTGCCCGCCGTCGTCGAGTTCGTCGACATCGCGGGCCTCGTCGCCGGCGCGAGCAAGGGCGAGGGCCTCGGCAACCAGTTCCTCGCGAACATCCGCGAAACCGACGCGATCACCCACGTCGTGCGCTGCTTCGAGGACGAAAACGTCATCCACGTCGCCGGCAAGGTGAGCCCGCTCGACGACATCGAAGTCATCAACACCGAACTCGCGCTCGCCGACCTCGGCACTGTCGAGAAGGCGCTCGCCCGCTATTCGAAGGCGGCGAAATCGGGCAACGACAAGGAAGCGGCGAAGCTCGTCGCGGTGCTCGAGAAGGCGCGCGCGCATCTCGACCAGGGCAAGGCCGTGCGCGGCCTCGATCTGTCCGACGACGAGAAGGCGCTCATCAAGCCGTTCTGCCTGATCACCGCGAAGCCGGCGATGTACGTGGCGAACGTGAAGGACGACGGCTTCGCGAACAACCCGCACCTCGACGCGGTCCGCCAGTACGCGGACGCCGAGAAGTCGCCGGTCGTCGCAGTATGCGCGGCGATCGAGGCGGAGATCGCCGATCTCGACGACGCCGACAAGGAAGCGTTCCTCGCCGACATGGGCATGGAAGAGCCGGGCCTCGACCGCGTAATCCGCGCGGGCTTCAAGCTGCTCGGCCTGCAGACGTACTTCACCGCGGGTGTGAAGGAAGTGCGCGCGTGGACGATCCACATCGGCGATACCGCACCGCAGGCGGCGGGCGTGATCCATACGGATTTCGAGCGCGGCTTCATCCGCGCGCAGACGATCGCCTACCACGACTTCATCGCATACAAGGGCGAGCAAGGCGCGAAGGAAGCTGGCAAGATGCGCGCGGAAGGCAAGGAGTACATCGTGCATGACGGCGACGTGATGAACTTCCTGTTCAACGTCTAG
- a CDS encoding MmcQ/YjbR family DNA-binding protein, which produces MNFDEVRQIALAWRGVEDGTSYGTPALKVKGKLLARLREDGDTLVVKGVGPDERAWLIESAPDVFYVTDHYVGWPIVLVRLSAAHPDTVRALLLREWQAIVPAKWRDETMGGTP; this is translated from the coding sequence GTGAATTTCGACGAAGTCAGGCAGATCGCGCTCGCGTGGCGCGGCGTCGAGGACGGCACGTCGTACGGCACGCCGGCGCTCAAGGTGAAGGGCAAGCTGCTCGCGCGATTGCGCGAGGACGGCGATACGCTCGTCGTCAAGGGCGTCGGCCCGGACGAGCGCGCATGGCTGATCGAATCGGCTCCCGACGTGTTCTACGTGACCGATCACTACGTCGGGTGGCCGATCGTGCTGGTGCGCCTGTCGGCCGCGCATCCGGACACTGTGAGGGCGCTGCTCCTGCGCGAATGGCAGGCGATCGTGCCCGCGAAATGGCGCGACGAGACGATGGGCGGCACGCCGTGA
- the ettA gene encoding energy-dependent translational throttle protein EttA produces the protein MAQYVFTMNRVGKIVPPKRQILKDISLSFFPGAKIGVLGLNGSGKSTLIRIMAGVDKDIEGEATPMPNLNIGYLPQEPQLDPQKTVREAVEEGLGDLFQANKKLEEIYAAYAEPDADFDALAAEQAKYEAILASSDGGSPEQQLEVAADALRLPSWDAKIEHLSGGEKRRVALCKLLLEKPDMLLLDEPTNHLDAESVDWLEQFLVRFPGTVVAVTHDRYFLDNAAEWILELDRGHGIPWKGNYSSWLDQKEERLKQEEASESARQKAIKKELEWVRQNPKGRQAKSKARIARFEELNSQEYQKRNETQEIFIPVGDRLGNEVIEFKNVSKAYGDRLLIDNLNFKIPAGAIVGIIGPNGAGKSTLFRMLTGKEQPDSGEIVQGPTVKLAYVDQSRDALDGSKTVFEEISGGADVLTVGKYETPSRAYIGRFNFKGGDQQKNVGNLSGGERGRLHLAKTLIAGGNVLLLDEPSNDLDVETLRALEDALLEFAGSVMVISHDRWFLDRIATHILAFEGDSQAVFFDGNYQEYEADKRARLGEEAAKPKRLRYKPISR, from the coding sequence ATGGCCCAATACGTTTTCACGATGAACCGGGTCGGCAAGATCGTGCCGCCCAAGCGCCAGATCCTGAAGGACATCTCGCTGTCGTTTTTTCCCGGCGCGAAGATCGGCGTGCTCGGTCTGAACGGCTCGGGCAAGTCGACGCTGATCCGCATCATGGCGGGCGTCGACAAGGACATCGAAGGCGAAGCGACGCCGATGCCGAACCTGAACATCGGCTACCTGCCGCAGGAGCCGCAGCTCGATCCGCAGAAGACGGTGCGCGAAGCCGTCGAGGAAGGTCTCGGCGACCTGTTCCAGGCCAACAAGAAGCTTGAAGAAATCTACGCGGCGTATGCCGAGCCGGACGCCGACTTCGACGCCCTCGCCGCCGAGCAGGCGAAGTACGAAGCGATCCTCGCTTCGAGTGACGGCGGCAGCCCCGAGCAACAGCTCGAAGTGGCCGCCGACGCGCTGCGCCTGCCGTCGTGGGACGCGAAGATCGAGCACCTGTCCGGCGGCGAAAAGCGCCGCGTCGCGCTGTGCAAGCTGCTGCTCGAGAAGCCCGACATGCTGCTGCTCGACGAGCCGACCAACCACCTCGACGCCGAATCGGTCGACTGGCTCGAGCAGTTCCTGGTGCGCTTCCCGGGCACCGTCGTCGCGGTCACGCACGATCGCTACTTCCTCGACAACGCGGCCGAGTGGATTCTCGAACTCGACCGCGGCCACGGCATTCCGTGGAAGGGCAACTACAGCAGCTGGCTCGACCAGAAGGAAGAGCGCCTGAAGCAGGAAGAAGCGTCGGAATCGGCGCGCCAGAAGGCGATCAAGAAGGAACTGGAGTGGGTGCGCCAGAACCCGAAGGGCCGCCAGGCGAAGTCGAAGGCGCGTATCGCGCGCTTCGAGGAACTGAACAGCCAGGAATACCAGAAGCGCAACGAGACGCAGGAAATCTTCATCCCGGTCGGCGACCGCCTCGGCAATGAAGTGATCGAGTTCAAGAACGTCAGCAAGGCGTACGGCGATCGCCTGCTGATCGACAACCTGAACTTCAAGATTCCGGCGGGCGCGATCGTCGGCATCATCGGGCCGAACGGCGCGGGCAAGTCGACGCTGTTCCGGATGCTGACGGGCAAGGAGCAGCCGGACTCGGGCGAGATCGTGCAGGGTCCGACGGTGAAGCTCGCGTACGTCGACCAGAGCCGCGACGCGCTCGACGGCAGCAAGACCGTGTTCGAAGAGATCTCGGGCGGCGCGGACGTGCTGACGGTCGGCAAGTACGAGACGCCGTCGCGCGCGTACATCGGCCGCTTCAATTTCAAGGGCGGCGACCAGCAGAAGAACGTCGGCAACCTGTCGGGCGGCGAGCGCGGCCGCCTGCATCTCGCGAAGACGCTGATCGCGGGCGGCAACGTGCTGCTGCTCGACGAGCCGTCGAACGATCTCGACGTCGAAACGCTGCGTGCGCTCGAAGACGCGCTGCTCGAATTCGCGGGCTCGGTGATGGTGATCTCGCACGACCGCTGGTTCCTCGACCGGATCGCGACGCACATCCTCGCGTTCGAAGGCGATTCGCAGGCCGTGTTCTTCGACGGCAACTACCAGGAGTACGAAGCCGACAAACGCGCGCGCCTCGGCGAGGAAGCGGCGAAGCCGAAGCGTCTGCGCTACAAGCCGATCAGCCGGTAA
- a CDS encoding HAD family hydrolase → MTIKAVVFDFGGVLIDWSPEYLYKRLIPDEIGRRWFLTHVCGMDWVVKQDGGQTIEEATAERIAAFPEHEALIRAFYARWHEMVGGEIEGGAALVDKLDAHGVPLFGLTNWSAQTFPYAWENFPVLRRFKDIVVSGRVKLVKPDPAIYREMRARIDPHLPGVAPHELVFIDDNAKNAAAAAALGWHGIHHTSADATETRLRELGVFG, encoded by the coding sequence ATGACCATCAAGGCAGTCGTGTTCGATTTCGGCGGGGTGCTGATCGACTGGAGCCCCGAGTATCTGTACAAGCGGCTGATTCCGGACGAGATCGGGCGGCGCTGGTTTCTCACGCACGTGTGCGGGATGGACTGGGTGGTGAAGCAGGACGGCGGACAGACGATCGAAGAGGCGACCGCGGAGCGCATCGCGGCGTTTCCCGAGCACGAGGCGCTGATCCGCGCGTTCTACGCGCGCTGGCACGAGATGGTCGGCGGCGAGATCGAAGGCGGCGCGGCGCTCGTCGACAAGCTCGACGCGCACGGCGTGCCGCTCTTCGGCCTTACGAACTGGTCCGCCCAGACGTTTCCGTACGCGTGGGAGAATTTTCCGGTGCTGCGCCGCTTCAAGGACATCGTCGTGTCGGGGCGCGTGAAGCTCGTGAAGCCCGATCCGGCGATCTACCGAGAGATGCGCGCGCGGATCGATCCGCATCTGCCGGGCGTCGCGCCGCACGAGCTCGTCTTCATCGACGACAACGCGAAGAACGCGGCGGCCGCGGCCGCGCTCGGCTGGCACGGGATTCATCACACGAGCGCCGATGCGACCGAGACGCGGTTGCGCGAGCTGGGCGTGTTCGGTTGA